In Ascaphus truei isolate aAscTru1 chromosome 12, aAscTru1.hap1, whole genome shotgun sequence, the following are encoded in one genomic region:
- the CCDC34 gene encoding coiled-coil domain-containing protein 34 isoform X1 has protein sequence MRSITRYHGYRSNGFPFLWERGAGQGVRVLTCAMIGPAGSARWLTGLGFCASIGEVTRSGGPAAGERRKGAAAEEKRKSDMSSSQSGERCAGVRDSQLTSQGQAKERTKHCKGYDLSSSDDSTISLLSPIYHDSFESDDEDNSFNPRKLTEVSESRKARVQDSPEKERHSETEDHSLPDMNLTPWEEWLLCKEKKGRVELQRKVLEELKQEEEKLKQQQRKEMKKLRAEEQLKNWVQKKNEQERKEKEDQLLKEQKEKETQELEKATIQEKGKEKYYEWLRRKKEEVQQKKRREKEEAEKCLAEQKEKQEKANKMFEEWLENAKGKARPTSHSYGSVNGKLTGYYDGSSYPAPGFYNPIPWKPIHVPQPPKEAANNLSAKKKKRAASSQPYKPNLGSLYKPKDNLRVGGGMLKR, from the exons ATGAGGAGCATTACGCGTTACCATGGATACCGCTCCAACGGTTTCCCGTTTCTATGGGAACGAGGGGCGGGGCAAGGAGTGCGTGTGTTAACGTGCGCTATGATTGGCCCAGCGGGTAGCGCGCGGTGGCTGACGGGATTGGGTTTTTGCGCATCCATTGGGGAAGTTACCCGGAGCGGAGGTCCGGCGgcgggggagaggaggaaaggtgCCGCGGCAGAGGAGAAAAG GAAATCAGATATGTCTTCCTCTCAAAGCGGTGAGCGCTGTGCTGGGGTGAGAGACTCTCAGTTAACCTCACAAGGACAAGCCAAGGAGAGAACAAAGCACTGCAAGGGTTACGATCTTAGCAGTTCTGATGACTCCACAATCTCCCTGCTATCGCCAATCTACCATGACAGCTTTGAAAGTGACGATGAAGATAACTCTTTTAATCCAAGGAAGTTGACAGAAGTGAGCGAAAGTAGAAAAGCCAG AGTCCAAGATTCGCCAGAAAAAGAAAGGCACAGCGAAACCGAAGACCATTCTTTGCCCGATATGAACCTCACTCCCTGGGAGGAATGGCTtctatgtaaagaaaaaaagggaCGCGTTGAATTGCAAAGGAAAGTCTTGGAG GAATTAAAACAAGAGGAGGAGAAACTAAAACAGCAACAACGGAAAGAAATGAAAAAATTACGTGCTGAGGAACAACTCAAAAATTGGGTTCAGAAAAAGAATGAACAG gaAAGAAAGGAAAAAGAAGACCAGCTTTTAAAGGAGCAAAAGGAGAAGGAGACTCAAGAATTAGAGAAGGCTACAATACAAGAGAAGGGCAAAGAGAAGTACTATGAATGGCtaaggagaaagaaagaggaggtCCAGCagaagaagagaagagagaag GAAGAAGCGGAGAAATGTTTGGCAGAGCAAAAAGAGAAGCAGGAGAAAGCCAATAAAATGTTTGAAGAGTGGCTAGAAAATGCCAAAGGCAAAGCGCGTCCAACCTCACACAGCTATGGTTCTGTTAATGGCAAACTAACAG gatACTATGACGGAAGCTCCTATCCTGCCCCAGGCTTTTATAATCCCATCCCATGGAAACcaattcatgtgccacagccgcCAAAGGAAGCAGCCAACAATCTGTCTGCTAAGAAGAAAAAGAGAGCCGCTTCCAGCCAGCCTTACAAACCTAATTTGGGGTCACTCTATAAGCCTAAGGACAATCTCCGCGTAGGAGGAGGGATGTTAAAAAGATAA
- the CCDC34 gene encoding coiled-coil domain-containing protein 34 isoform X2, with translation MKSDMSSSQSGERCAGVRDSQLTSQGQAKERTKHCKGYDLSSSDDSTISLLSPIYHDSFESDDEDNSFNPRKLTEVSESRKARVQDSPEKERHSETEDHSLPDMNLTPWEEWLLCKEKKGRVELQRKVLEELKQEEEKLKQQQRKEMKKLRAEEQLKNWVQKKNEQERKEKEDQLLKEQKEKETQELEKATIQEKGKEKYYEWLRRKKEEVQQKKRREKEEAEKCLAEQKEKQEKANKMFEEWLENAKGKARPTSHSYGSVNGKLTGYYDGSSYPAPGFYNPIPWKPIHVPQPPKEAANNLSAKKKKRAASSQPYKPNLGSLYKPKDNLRVGGGMLKR, from the exons AT GAAATCAGATATGTCTTCCTCTCAAAGCGGTGAGCGCTGTGCTGGGGTGAGAGACTCTCAGTTAACCTCACAAGGACAAGCCAAGGAGAGAACAAAGCACTGCAAGGGTTACGATCTTAGCAGTTCTGATGACTCCACAATCTCCCTGCTATCGCCAATCTACCATGACAGCTTTGAAAGTGACGATGAAGATAACTCTTTTAATCCAAGGAAGTTGACAGAAGTGAGCGAAAGTAGAAAAGCCAG AGTCCAAGATTCGCCAGAAAAAGAAAGGCACAGCGAAACCGAAGACCATTCTTTGCCCGATATGAACCTCACTCCCTGGGAGGAATGGCTtctatgtaaagaaaaaaagggaCGCGTTGAATTGCAAAGGAAAGTCTTGGAG GAATTAAAACAAGAGGAGGAGAAACTAAAACAGCAACAACGGAAAGAAATGAAAAAATTACGTGCTGAGGAACAACTCAAAAATTGGGTTCAGAAAAAGAATGAACAG gaAAGAAAGGAAAAAGAAGACCAGCTTTTAAAGGAGCAAAAGGAGAAGGAGACTCAAGAATTAGAGAAGGCTACAATACAAGAGAAGGGCAAAGAGAAGTACTATGAATGGCtaaggagaaagaaagaggaggtCCAGCagaagaagagaagagagaag GAAGAAGCGGAGAAATGTTTGGCAGAGCAAAAAGAGAAGCAGGAGAAAGCCAATAAAATGTTTGAAGAGTGGCTAGAAAATGCCAAAGGCAAAGCGCGTCCAACCTCACACAGCTATGGTTCTGTTAATGGCAAACTAACAG gatACTATGACGGAAGCTCCTATCCTGCCCCAGGCTTTTATAATCCCATCCCATGGAAACcaattcatgtgccacagccgcCAAAGGAAGCAGCCAACAATCTGTCTGCTAAGAAGAAAAAGAGAGCCGCTTCCAGCCAGCCTTACAAACCTAATTTGGGGTCACTCTATAAGCCTAAGGACAATCTCCGCGTAGGAGGAGGGATGTTAAAAAGATAA
- the CCDC34 gene encoding coiled-coil domain-containing protein 34 isoform X3, producing the protein MSSSQSGERCAGVRDSQLTSQGQAKERTKHCKGYDLSSSDDSTISLLSPIYHDSFESDDEDNSFNPRKLTEVSESRKARVQDSPEKERHSETEDHSLPDMNLTPWEEWLLCKEKKGRVELQRKVLEELKQEEEKLKQQQRKEMKKLRAEEQLKNWVQKKNEQERKEKEDQLLKEQKEKETQELEKATIQEKGKEKYYEWLRRKKEEVQQKKRREKEEAEKCLAEQKEKQEKANKMFEEWLENAKGKARPTSHSYGSVNGKLTGYYDGSSYPAPGFYNPIPWKPIHVPQPPKEAANNLSAKKKKRAASSQPYKPNLGSLYKPKDNLRVGGGMLKR; encoded by the exons ATGTCTTCCTCTCAAAGCGGTGAGCGCTGTGCTGGGGTGAGAGACTCTCAGTTAACCTCACAAGGACAAGCCAAGGAGAGAACAAAGCACTGCAAGGGTTACGATCTTAGCAGTTCTGATGACTCCACAATCTCCCTGCTATCGCCAATCTACCATGACAGCTTTGAAAGTGACGATGAAGATAACTCTTTTAATCCAAGGAAGTTGACAGAAGTGAGCGAAAGTAGAAAAGCCAG AGTCCAAGATTCGCCAGAAAAAGAAAGGCACAGCGAAACCGAAGACCATTCTTTGCCCGATATGAACCTCACTCCCTGGGAGGAATGGCTtctatgtaaagaaaaaaagggaCGCGTTGAATTGCAAAGGAAAGTCTTGGAG GAATTAAAACAAGAGGAGGAGAAACTAAAACAGCAACAACGGAAAGAAATGAAAAAATTACGTGCTGAGGAACAACTCAAAAATTGGGTTCAGAAAAAGAATGAACAG gaAAGAAAGGAAAAAGAAGACCAGCTTTTAAAGGAGCAAAAGGAGAAGGAGACTCAAGAATTAGAGAAGGCTACAATACAAGAGAAGGGCAAAGAGAAGTACTATGAATGGCtaaggagaaagaaagaggaggtCCAGCagaagaagagaagagagaag GAAGAAGCGGAGAAATGTTTGGCAGAGCAAAAAGAGAAGCAGGAGAAAGCCAATAAAATGTTTGAAGAGTGGCTAGAAAATGCCAAAGGCAAAGCGCGTCCAACCTCACACAGCTATGGTTCTGTTAATGGCAAACTAACAG gatACTATGACGGAAGCTCCTATCCTGCCCCAGGCTTTTATAATCCCATCCCATGGAAACcaattcatgtgccacagccgcCAAAGGAAGCAGCCAACAATCTGTCTGCTAAGAAGAAAAAGAGAGCCGCTTCCAGCCAGCCTTACAAACCTAATTTGGGGTCACTCTATAAGCCTAAGGACAATCTCCGCGTAGGAGGAGGGATGTTAAAAAGATAA